A region of the Arenibacter antarcticus genome:
TAAATTTTGAAAGATTTAAACATAAAAATAAACCGGAATATAACTAGTAGAACTTGAAATTCAAGTTTGTTAAAGTACTAATAAATTAATTTAATGTCGATTAAATATCATTTTTTGTCGATTAAATGTATATTTTAATTCTTTTCTATCTCAACATCACTAACATTTCGTGAAGCTAAATTTCGGATATTTATACTTTAAGACACTAACAGATAGTAGTTTAATCGTTTTTTGAAATAGTCCTTGGAGTTGATACTATTTTAAGAAAAGTCTCAGATTCGGTAATCTTTTAAATTCTACATTTCCTTTGATTAATTTATTGAGGTTTTAAGTGTTCCTTGCTGTCGTGAAAATCAGACACATTCCAAAAAGGATATGTACTACGAGTGTTTACTTAAATAAGTAAGAAATTCCCTCAAAATAAGAAGCACTTGATAAATTCTTGACTTTGATTCTAAGAGAATAGCAGAGAAATGAAAAATTTCATAATTAATATGAATTCTTTATTTTGTGCTAAAGCAAGATGAGTTTATTATCTACATTGATGGAAAGGTAAAAAAGGTGTATTTGCTTAATAATTTAAAGGTAACTCTAAATATTCTACATACACCCCAAACAGAATATGCCAAATGAAATAATGGCCCAGTCGCATTGTTAAGGATACCAAAAATCCGGATTTTTTAAAATGAATGGCTTGTAAAAGATTCATTGTAAAACCAGTAACTAGAGAATATATAACTACTGGTAGTATTTGGTCGCCAAGCTGTTCTATGGGCTCCCTTAAGGAGGTGAGGACTGCAGCTGTCCAGAAAAACCCTGCTAGATGCCTTCCTTTTTTATAATAGGCACCCAATAACATGATAAGGGTCAACGGAATTAACCGGTAAAACACTTCTATTTCAAAGGCACTGGATACATATAGAAAAATAGAATAGGGGAATGGCTGTAAAATTGGAGGTAACTCCTGATAGGGTTCGGGATGTAGAATAAAACTTGAATATAAGGAGATCTAACAATCCAAAGAATAATCCAACACAAAAAGGTATTATAAATCGATTTCGTAAGGGGACATTCCTTTGCCAAAAATTGGGCAGGTTGGCCTTATCTTGAAGAAAGATAAATGGGATTCCGATACATAAGATTAAAATGTTCGTTATATCCCATATCCGAATATTGATATGTGTATTGGTGATTCTGTTACCATAGAGGATTCCTATCCCCGCCAATAATAACAGCCATATTACAGCAAGCACCCTCTTCCAGTTTATCCCTATAAACAGTTATACTATATATTCCCGAACCCGTTTATTGATCAATCTACTACCTTCTTGTTAGCTTCAAAATTGATTTTAGAATACAGCACAACAAAAAATAGGGAACAATCATTAGGTTTTGGTAGCTGGCTAAATTAAAATGTTCTATGAAAATTAGGCTATTGGTTGGGATAGGGTTGGTAAGGATATTTGGCGATAAAATAGGCGTAGGATTGGGAGATGAATTTTTGTAAATATATTTGTTAGCCAGAATCTATTTTGACCATTTTATTCTTACGGCAGTTATTTTGTCTAACTCAAGTCTGTTTTCTTCTAATTTCTTAAATCCATTTTTTAAGTAAAACCTCAAAGGAGATTTATAAATTTCTCCGTTTTTCTTCCTGTCATTACTGTGGTCAATTACCCAACCATTTAATTCAGTTTCTTTCTCTTTTGCCAGATTAAGAACCTTGGTTCCAAACCCTCTACCGTGAAGTTTTGAATCTATAATTAGCGTAAACCATTTGTCATTGTCTCGCTTAAAGGCAAAATACCAACCTGTGATTTCTTGACTTTCATCAATCATTAAAATATGAGATTGTTCTGTTTTATTAATGAGATAATGATCAAATTCCGCAAGAGTTTGATAATTCAATTTTTCAGGATATTCCCTATTCCAAAGATTTAGAATTTCTATTTTGTCAGTTTTTGATAGCTGTGTCAACTTGATAAATTCCACTTTTATGTTTTGACTGGTTAAACTAGATACAATGCTTTCGGACTACAATCTAGAACACTTTAGAAACGTGTACAAATCCCACGGGACTAGGTTAGCTAGGGGCTCACGGAATGCCTTCTGTGCCTATTTTTATGTTGTGGTTGTCTTATTTAATTAGTTTATGGAACTGTTCTATTTTACGCTGATTTCCTTGAATATAAATAATGTCCCCTTGTTTTATTATTTCGTCTGGTTGTATACTTTCCAACATTTCATTTTTTCTTTTAATGGCCAATATATTTATTCCGTATTTAACTCTTAAGTTCAATTCCATTAATGGTTTTCCTAAAAATTTATTACTGTCTGCACTTATGCGTAAACATGTAATGTTGAAATCTGCCACTTCGCTGGGCCTGTAGGTTATCGGGCGTTTTAATTCCCCTTTAAATAATTGGTAATTGTCTGCCCTAATCTTTTCAATTAGTTGGTCAATATCGTCTTCAGGTACAAGAAAATTTTGAAGTACATGGGTAAATATTTGTACTGAAGTTTCAAACTCTTCAGGAATTACTTCATCGGCGCCTAAAGCAATTAATTCAGAGGTTTCCTTAACGTACCTAGTGCGTACCACCAAATAGATCGAATTAGAATGGGAACGAATATTTTTAATGATGCTTCGGGTGGCAAAGTTGTCTGAAATAGCAATTACAGCCGCTCTGGCATTAGAAAGCCCTACAGTTTCTAGAATATGGTCTTGTGTAGCGTCACCGAAAATAATAGGTATGCCTTTTGCTTTTTCACGTTTAACTGTATTGGCGTTCATCTCAATAACAACATACGAAATATTACTCGCACCTGCTGCCTTAGCCAAATTACTACCATTTACCCCATAACCGATTATGACTAAATGATTTTGGAGTGTGTGATCTACAATTTCTGCCTTATCTTTTTCTGAAACTAAAGTTCTACCTAATCCTAGTTTTTTTGAGACACCAATAATCCATTTGGCAATATGCTCTGAAAAAATGATTACAAAGGGCGTAAGGATCATTGATACAATAGATACAGATAAGAAATATTGGTTAGTTTCAGCGCTTAATAGATTATATTCTATGCCCACTTTTGAAAGAATAAAAGCAAATTCCCCAACTTGAAAAAGGGACAAACCTGTCAATAATACGGTTCTAGTGGGATACTTAAGAATAGCCACCGCTGCAGCTGTTATAGATGATTTTACAATTAATACTACCAAAAGTAAAAGTAGGATGACAGGAATATTATTTAAGAAAAAGTTTAAATCGAGCAACATTCCTACGGAAACAAAAAAGAAACTTGTAAAAAGCTCTCGAAAAGGAAGAATAATACTCGTGGCTTGATGGCTGTATTCTGATTCAGAAATAATTAGACCTGCAATAAAAGCTCCTAATGCCAGTGACAACCCTGCTACTGAGGTGAAAAAGGCAATAGCAAAGCATAGGGTAATGGTAACTAACAGGAAAAGTTCTTTACTATTGGTTTTTGCAACGGCATGCATTAATCTTGGAACAACATAGCGTGCGCTAATATATGTGAGGACAAGAACAATCCCTGATTTCAACAATAGTGAAAGAATACTCATTCCAATATTAGTTGATTCTCCTGCTATCATTGGAGTAATAAGCATCATGGGTACTACAATGATGTCCTGAAAAATTAAAATCGCCAATGCATTTCTTGCATGGGGAGTAGAAATCTGTTGTCTGTCTTGTAGCGTTTTTAAAACTATTGCTGTACTAGATAAGGAGAAAAGAAACCCCACAAATACTGATTCATTCCACGGATATCCTAAGAGGTGATATACAAGCGCTGCTACAGCGACGGTTATACCTACTTGAAAAAAACCACCGATAAAAAAGGTTTTTTTAATTGAGACTAATTGTTTTATGGATAATTCCATACCAATCACAAAGAGCAATAGAATTACTCCAATTTCAGAGAGAATTTCCACTTGCTCTAGAGCATTAATTAGGCTTAATCCATAGGGTCCAATAATTACCCCTGTCAGTAGAAATCCAATTATAGAAGGAAGTTTCAGCTTTTGAAGCACAAAAACAATAACGACCGAAAAACCTAAAAGGATGAGTATGTCCTGTAGTAATGGTAAATGCATTAGCTATTTATGACTTTTGTTTACTAATTAAGTTCGAATCCCGTAATGTTTATTGGTTTTGTTGTAAAATGTTATGTTCTATACAGTCTATTTTATTCAATAATAATAGCAAGCCTATTACGAAAATAGTACACCCTAATGCGGTATAAACTAAATTGCTCCATAGAAAATAACCCAGACCCATAAAAACTGCTCCTAATACTGTCATTATACACCCAATTAAATTCGATTTAATAAAATTAAGCGCGTGAATTGAAAGTCCAAGAAATAACAATGAGGGACCAACATACACAATGGGAAAAGCAATGGCAGGAGTGTTGGACAATTGATTGTAAAAGGCTTTCCGACTAACAATATCATCTGCAAAACTCCATGAAATAAAATCGATTGTATTTAGTCCAATAAATGCTATTACTCCCAAGGATGTAAGTAAAGAACCAATCTTACCGATTTTATTTTTTGGGAATATTCTATTAAAATTAATGAGTAATACAGCTCCTATCAAATTCAGCCAATGAGCAAAATCGATAGGTTTTTGAGCATAGGCAAATTCATTTCCTTGAGTGAAAATCCAATAGCTTACAACAAAAAGGACAAGTCCGGTTATACAGGTCGTTTTTAATTTCAAGGGTCTTTTTTAAATGATTTATATCGTTTACTATATGGAAGTAGGGCAGTAGCAAGGTATAAACTTTCAAGTTTACAATGCGCTAAAACCTTGTATTTTGATATCGTTTTTTATTCTAAAGTCGATACATCACATTTCAAAATTGCGTAATATTCTATTTATTGGACATCATAACACGAAAAAGCCTGTAAACACAGCATTTTATGCTTAATTTGCTAGAGCCATTGTTGTGGTGTAAATTTTTTCATTCTTTAGAATTAGAATTAGAAATCAAATTATCTAATTCTAAATAGTTGCTTTTCATAAAGCTCAATGCAAAAGCTGCAGCAGAAGCGGTATAAACAGAAAAGTCAAGGGCTCCCTTAATTCCAGTTGAAAAAGTCATTGATAATGCGAAAATTAACAGTAAGAGTCCACTCAATTTAGCAATCAGTCTCGTTTTAAATCCAATAATCAAGAAAAGGGCAAAAATAATTTCGGCTGCGGTGGCTAAGATTCCAATTGTAGGAATTAGCTGGTGGGGAATCCATGGATTTATAAGTTGGGTGTAGCTCAAGAAATTATCCCAATTTCCCCAAGCAGAAACTTCCTTGGGCCACATTCCAATTCGGTCAGCAACTGCTGATAAAAACCCAATTGAAATAGCAAGTCTCAAGAATAATTTTACAATTTTCATATGCAGCTATTTATTGATTTTTAACGGTCATACTTCGGCTGCACCTACCTCCGGAAGGTAAACTCCAGTGCGTGGATCTAAACTAGGTTGTGAATTAAAAAACCATTTTATTTTCCCCCATGTTATACTAATGCGTGTTACAACCTTCACTTTATAACTTTAGAGCACCTCATGTTAGTAGAATGGATCAGACGCTAAGAATACTGTAGCTAGTTCCCTCTACGCCTCCCGTTTCTTCCCTGTAATCTCTTGTATTCTTATCTGATATACAATAGGGGTGCCCTTAGTATATGATTTGCTCGAAAATTCATTGATAAATTTGACCTCTTTATTTTCTTTTCGGTGGATGATATTTTTTACCCCTTCAAAAAAGTCATGCAATTTTTGCTTGGCAAAGCTACCTTCTAGCTCTTCAAAATCACCTTGAATTTGGACTGACTTCCAGTTTGCCAAGGATTGTACCTGCTCAGTAACCATTGAAACCGATGGGTTTTGTCGCATGGCTTCTATTTTATGCCCTTCCGAGGTATAGCCTATTATGCAATTCTCTGTTGGGTCAAAATAATAAGTTATTGGAATCACATAGGGCTTCCCTTGAAATACATAGGCTAAGTGACCGTTGTAGTTATTTCTAAGGATGCCGGTGCTTTCATTTATTGTTAAATCTGTCATTGTTTTTATTTTGATGGTTATGGATAGTTTTAATAGTCACTTTACCTGAGAGGACCAATAATGGCACCTCAGAATACATACTTATATCATCGATTACAGGTTCACGGATCAACCGCTGATAAAGACCGCTCCGATTGTGTACCATGGAGAACAGGTCTATTTTCAACTTATGATTAGGATCTAGACACATTTTCATTTCATCCTATATAGTAACTTCAAAGTTAGTGGGGAACAGTGACAATTGAAATGACTTTGGTCACCTTACAAAAGTTAAACAGCGTACTGATCCTTTTACATTTGTTATTGGATAACTTTTATATTAGCGCTTTTGATTCAACACCTTTGAAAGATAGGGGTAAGGGTGAGAATGATCTTATAATTTGATGTTGTGTGTGTTTGTGGTGGGACTCCATAATAGATTCTATCTAAACATTTTAAGGGTTTGTATGAAATGTTAATTTTTTTTTAATATTATGTTAAAATACCCTATATTGGGCATTTTAAATTTTTGAATTATAGCATAATTTGGGTTTCAACACTAGTATTGAAAGCCAATTTTAACGGTCGAAAAGAATGACACCGGTCTGTAGTTAGAATTTCCGGGGTAGTTAACTAAAATGAATACTAAAAAAAATAAGCGAGATAATTGGCAGTATAAGTTGCCGTTTTTTAACCAAACCAAATTTAAAAATCAGATATGAAAAGTATTGTATTAAGTTTAGTCCTCTTTGTTGCGTTCACCTATCAAGTAAATTCTCAATATTACGGTGGATTGGAAAATGATAATTTTAACGGGCTTCATGGGGTTATGATAAATCCTGCCAATATTGTTGATTCTCGGATCAAGACTGAAGTCAATATTTTTTCCGTACAAATGCTGCTTGGAACGGATTATATTCCTTTAACAATTGATAATGTCACCAATATGTTAAATGATGATACTTTTGAAGTATTTCCGAAAGATGATAATGAAATGCTCCTCAATTTAGATGTAATGGGACCTTCCTTTATGTTTAACCTTACCGAAAAGAGTAGTATTGGTGTTCTTACCAAGGTACGTGCCGCTAATAACTCAAGAAATATAAATGCCGATTTAATGGAGTCTTTAATCTCTAATTTTTCTGAGGATGACTTTAATTTTAACATGCAAAAATTAAACCAGACAACCCATGTATGGGGCGAAATTGGTCTGGCCTATGGAAGGATTATTTTGGATAAGGAAAATAATTTTTTAAAGGCAGGGATAACCCTAAAATACTTATTAGGAGGAGGTGTTTTACAGGCAACTTCTAATTCCCTTACTGGAGAATATGAATATAATCAAAATGATCCTTTACAATCTGTTGTAAACTTAAATGGAGACCTTTCTTATATGGTGAGCTACGAAAACGAGGATGATTATTTTAGTACCATTACTCCTGGTTTTGGGACTGATTTAGGGATGGTATATGAGTATAGACCAGAAAGTACAAGAACCATAACGGAAGGAAGTAATGGAAAAGGCCAGAATAAATATAAAATGAAAATTGGGTTATCTATTTTGGATATTGGTAGCATTACGTATAAAGAGAGAGAAGAAACCGACTATGTTATTAATGGTTCCGTGTCAGCTGAAGAATTAGAGAATGATACACAACAAGCCTTAGAAGATAACTTTCCAGGAACTACCACGGTAAAGGATCTGAAGGTGAGTTTACCTACTTCCTTACAATTGAACATAGATTATAGGGTAGCCAATCGTTTTTATGCCAGCCTTAGTTATAACCAATCGCTATTGGATCAGGATACGCCATACAATAATCATGGATTAAATATATTCAGTATATCTCCAAGATTTGAATCAAAATTCTTTAGCTTATATCTCCCGGTAGGTTTTAGTAAATTGGGAGGTACCGCTGTTGGTGCTGGACTAAGACTTGGCCCATTGTTTGTGGGGTCTGGGAGTATTATATCCAATCTTATTTCTGACAACGCCATGGCGGCCAATATTTATGCTGGCTTAAAAATCCCGTTGTACCAAAAGAGAAAATTATAAGTGGATTCGATAAGTATAAAGGGCTATTTAAAGCCCTTTATACTTATATGAATTATTTGGTGTAATTAAGTAGGAGCATCCTTTTAATTTCTAAGATATTAATGGCTAGAGGGTGAAATAACTTAAGGCATTAATATCATCCATTGGAAATATTAAAAAAATATTACTTGAATACAATGCTGAAAATGACCTTATTATTTACGACCGGTGAAATGTTCCATAGTTTTATATATTCCTAATACATTACCAGCAAACCAATCGAATAAGTTTAGAGACATTATTGCCTGCCCTAGGCGTGTAAATCTGTATATGTAACCTGGAATGGTTATCATTTTTTTATTGCTCTCAATCGCTTTTACAATGGTAAGAGCTACAACTTCTGGCTCTAGTATTGGAAGCTTGGACTTTACCCCATCAAACATTCCAGTATTTACGTAATAGGGCATTATTGTAGTAACACTTATGTCTTTCTTCAGTTGTTTCATTTCTAAACGCAAACTATCAGACCAACCAATAAGGGCCCATTTGCTCGCAGCATATACTGACATTTTGGGATTTGAAATTAAACCACCTGATGATGCTATATTACATATGTGTCCAGAATTTCGATTTAGCATATCCGCTAAAAATTCTAACGTGACAAGCATAGGTGCGTTAGCGTTGATATTCATTGTATTTGTAATATCTGTAACCGAATGTTCCTTAAAATATTTACCTATGACGATTCCGGCATTATTTATCAGGACGTCCACTCCACCTATATCCTGTTTTACTTTTTTACCAGTCTCTTGTATTTGCTGAACATTAGATACATCTACATTAAAACCAAAAAGATTTTCGTTGTTAGAAAACTCAGATAATGTTTCATCAATATTCTCTTGATTAAAATCCCAAATGATCACTTTAGCATGGCGTTCTAACATTAAGCGAACCATTATTTTACCAATGCCAGATGCACCACCTGTTATTAATACTATTTTCCCTTTTAAATACTTCATTTTATTGTTATAAGGTACTTTCTATAATTTAAAATAATCATTAAAAAATAGAAGCTGATATTTTATCGAATTTGTCCAGTAATTCCAATTGTGTTTTCCTGGACGTTCTGTATAGTCATGTGCTATATTTCTTTCAACTAGTTTTTCATGTAATCTTTTGTTAGCATCGTAAAAGAAATCACCAATTCCACAGTCAAATACGATTTTCAAACTATTTTCCGTTAATTTATATACCATATTAATTACCGTGTTTTCTTCCCAATTTTCTTTATGGTCAGCATATTCTCCCAATCGTTTTTTTAGATCCCAGTTATTAGGGAAAGGACGAATATCTAAACCTCCGCTCATACTACCAGCTGCTCCCCAAATATCTTGATGTTTAAAAGCTAGATAAAATGCACCATGTCCACCCATACTTAAACCTGTAATAGCTCTCCCAGACTTTGTGGCTGTAGTATTATATTCTTTATCTATAGTGCTAATGAGTTCCTTTGAAATATAAGTTTCGTATTTCATTTTTTCATCAATTGGACTATCAAAATACCAACTAGTAAGACCTCCGTCAGGGCAAACAATTATAATGTTATAGGTATCAACATATTCTTTTAATTCTGGAACCTTTGATACCCAATCAGCATAATTTCCACCAGCACCATGAAGTAGATATACTACGGGGTAGCTTTCTTTTTGAGTGGAATAATTATCGGGTGTTATTACCATATTGGGAATAGATTTATTCATGGATTTACTCACAACCATAACTGTATCTACCTGAGAGGCGTTTACGATTATAGTATTAACAGTTAAAAAAAGGAATAGTAATTTTAGTTTCATATGTAGCTATTTAATGTTTTTTAACGGTCATAGTTCAACTGCGCCTACCTCCGGCAGGTAAACTCCAGTACGGGTATGTTACCCCACCGACGGCAGTCAAGTTCACATTTCTTCATTAGTATTTACAACCAATTTTCGGTCATGCTTAAAACGTATATGTTTAATATTATTTAGCGCCCTAATATAGGGCTAGTATTTTTCTTTTAAGGTATTGTACTGTTATTTATAGGCGAGAAATCATGCTGTTTATTAAAACTCCTTGTTAGTGATAATTTAGTAGTATGGCGCGTATCTGACTTTATACTAGCTGAGCGTTTTATTTTCTAGAAAGCCCCTGTAGTAAAAAAAAATATTTTGTTTTTACACCTTGTTTTGGATTCGCTTTTTAGCAATTAATACGGTGTGAATTTCTTCACTCTTATCAGGTTTTTCATAATTAATAGAAATTGTTTCTTCCATTTTAAAATCGTTACTTTCTAGGTCGTTCTTAATTCTGCTTAAATCGTGATAGTAAAAAAATAATCTGTCCCCGCTACTACCAGATTGAAAATTAGAGTTTCGATAATTGCCTTCTACAAAACTCAAATAAATAACTCCAGAATCTCCCATTAACTTGGAACTATCATTAATTAGTTTTGAACAATCAGCTCTAGATAAATACGGAATACAAAATCCAGCAATAATGGCATCGCATTTAATTTCTAGTTGGTCAATGGCTCTACAATCTAAAATTTTAAAGTCTGCAGTCGGATTATTTTTTTTAGCCAACTCTATCATATTTGGAGCAATATCTATGGCAGTAATTCTAAAATCTGATCGTTTGTTCAATAGATATTTTGTGATATTACCTGGTCCACATCCTATTTCTAAAATTCTAGGATGACCCTTTATGATCAAATTTGAAAATATTTCATAGGTGTCATTGTATAAATCTAAGTGCATAAACTTATCCTGATAAATAGAAGCTATTTTATTCCAAGTCTGAAAGGTTTCTTCGTATTTATCCATATTCTATATTAAATTACAACCTTTTCAGTTCTCAATATTTTCACAATACATATTCCGATAAGATCGTAGTGTATCCATTAAATTCAAAACCAATTACTACATTTACTTGTTTTTGAACCGTATCCGGTAGCAGCGCTAGCCATACTCTTACCAAAATCCATTTACCAATGTCATGAGGATAATGGTTGTAAGAGGCAATAGTATTTTGAGTGTTTGTTTTGTCTCTTCGTCATACCATTTCAGGTTTGCCTTAGTTTATTTTCTAATTCTACTCCAATAATTTCTGAAAAAGCCAGTCATCTCTTTGTTCCCGTTGCTCAGGGAAGGTCCAGTGCTGGGTTTCCTGATATACATGTAACTCTTTTTGCGCATTAATGACGTTGTAGGCTGCGTGCATGGAAGTGGGTGGACACACGTTATCGTTATATCCCCAACTGTACCATCCCGGAACCTTTACAAATCGGGCAAAATTAACCACATCGAAATATTTTGAGGTTTCCACCTTTTCTGGTTTGTTGGTGAATGAATCGCGAAACAATTGAGGCCATCCTCCAGCGCGATTGTGCAAATAACCGGTTAAATCGGACAATGCTGGGTAAAAAGCTGCCAAGTAATCTATGCGATCATCTAGTCCCGCAGTGATAATGGAAAGTGCTCCGCCCTGGCTGCCACCAGTTACGGCAATGTCTTCCCCATTAAAATAATCTAACGATTCAATAAAGTCAACCGCACGCACACAACCAAGATAAACACGCTTGTAGTAATAGTGGTCCTTATCGTCCAAGTTGGCCTGCCAGTAGCCATCCAGCGCACCCTTCCCTAAATTGTCGTAAACATTCCGATCTAGGTTCAACGGTATTCCGTGAATCCCTATTTGGAAAACGATAATTCCTTTTTCGGCCCTCCAGGTGTCGCCGTATTGTGGATAGACGCCGGCCCCTGGAACATACAAAATGGCCGGGTATTTCCCTTCGGCTTTGGGTCTGCTTAAAATGCCATAAATTTTCCCCTTAATATTGTCGATACTCACGTGATAGACATCCACTTTGTCTGTGCAACGTTCGGGGATCAGGGTTAAAACCGGATTTACTGGCACTTGCCCGAGTTGGGCTTTGGCTTCTTTCCAGAACTGTTCAAAATCTGACGGTAGCGTAGTGGTAGGCTCAATTTTATCCGGCGAAAAACCTGCTGTGGCATAGGAGGAGTACGTTTTTCCGTCGACCTCCACCGAAGCGTGGCACCGTAAAAAACCGGCATCTTTGAACGGTTTAGCCTTTAGCGTAGCTACGCCTTTTTTTAGTGTCAATTTTCCTTCTTCCCAGTTGTCCATTTTTTCGGGATTGATGCGGTAACTCACTTCAATATCTTCTAACTGCACGTTGTTTTTCATCACGGTAATTTTAAATTCCGCACGGTCGCCTTTGTCGTAGGTCCAGTCAGTCTTATTGGGCGTAACAATGACCTGTACCAATTGCTTGGTAGATTGGCCGAAGCTTTGAAAGCATATTCCTGCAATGAAAAGGGTAAGCAAAATAAATCTGGTCTTCATAATTTTTAATTGTATTATGGAATAATTCAATGAATAGTTTGGCAGTTAGGGTCGGTAAATTTATGGTTGTTTTTTTTTATGAATTAAATACAGCTAGCTCTTTCTAATTATCCCCATCCCATATTGTTGCAGCAATATGGTGTAAATCATCCTTGGTAGACCAATAATATAGCGCGACCATCTTACCATCTTTACGTTTCAGTAATTGAGGATACCCAAGATCAATAGTCTCCATATCAACAGAGCCATACCCATCCCTCAGAATCTTCGGTTTGCTCCACGATTGCCCCTCATTATCGCTATAAACAACCATCATAGTTCCCGGCTCTTCTCTGTTACCAAAAATTGCAACCAGTCGCCCATTGTCAGTTATATTGAGCGCTGGAGGATTCCCATTACCTGCTCCCGCATCTCCAACTTCTGAAATGAATGTCCATGTGACACC
Encoded here:
- a CDS encoding acetylxylan esterase, which produces MKTRFILLTLFIAGICFQSFGQSTKQLVQVIVTPNKTDWTYDKGDRAEFKITVMKNNVQLEDIEVSYRINPEKMDNWEEGKLTLKKGVATLKAKPFKDAGFLRCHASVEVDGKTYSSYATAGFSPDKIEPTTTLPSDFEQFWKEAKAQLGQVPVNPVLTLIPERCTDKVDVYHVSIDNIKGKIYGILSRPKAEGKYPAILYVPGAGVYPQYGDTWRAEKGIIVFQIGIHGIPLNLDRNVYDNLGKGALDGYWQANLDDKDHYYYKRVYLGCVRAVDFIESLDYFNGEDIAVTGGSQGGALSIITAGLDDRIDYLAAFYPALSDLTGYLHNRAGGWPQLFRDSFTNKPEKVETSKYFDVVNFARFVKVPGWYSWGYNDNVCPPTSMHAAYNVINAQKELHVYQETQHWTFPEQREQRDDWLFQKLLE